A region from the uncultured Draconibacterium sp. genome encodes:
- a CDS encoding sulfatase, with translation MKNQFNLILLIIFVVTLSCTKKEEQSKHPNILLLCIDDLRPELKSFGAGYIHSPNIDALAAKGVCFQQHYVNAPSCGPSRYTLLTGTYGPAGNDALFLRAENLANNTLNITPSMPEWFKAGGYTTVSVGKVSHHPGGRGGADWNDSTKIEVPGGWDKHLMPVGEWQHPRGAMHGLAHGEIRENASEMALFQSTKGPDTIYPDGLIAQQGIKQLQELAKQEAPFFLAIGLIKPHLPFGAPARYMSYYKDVELPAIQHPEKPEGNTTWHASGEFMKYKRWGKDPREDLKFADEVRRHYAACVSYADHHVGMILDALKESGADKNTIVVLWGDHGWHLGEHAIWGKHSLFEEALHSPLIIYNPESGNAGNRKVIVETADIFPTLCDLTGIEKPGFVHGKSLETLIENDTPDKREAFAYQNGRYTLRTDQYRLIYKEKDQSIELYDHTTPEAETKNIASKNEGIITELLPVLRKKMQQQTSYK, from the coding sequence ATGAAAAACCAATTCAACCTGATTCTACTAATTATTTTTGTGGTAACACTGTCGTGTACAAAAAAAGAAGAACAAAGCAAGCATCCCAACATTCTTTTGCTGTGTATCGATGATTTACGCCCTGAACTAAAGTCGTTTGGTGCCGGCTACATTCACTCGCCAAATATTGATGCCCTGGCTGCCAAAGGCGTTTGTTTTCAGCAACACTATGTAAATGCTCCAAGTTGCGGCCCATCGCGTTACACGCTGTTAACCGGCACTTATGGCCCAGCTGGCAACGATGCACTTTTTCTTCGTGCTGAAAACTTAGCTAACAACACGCTGAACATTACACCTTCGATGCCCGAATGGTTTAAAGCCGGCGGCTACACTACTGTATCGGTTGGTAAAGTATCGCATCATCCGGGAGGCCGGGGAGGTGCCGACTGGAATGATTCGACAAAAATTGAAGTACCCGGTGGCTGGGATAAACACCTGATGCCTGTAGGTGAATGGCAACACCCCCGTGGAGCCATGCACGGTTTGGCACACGGCGAGATACGGGAAAATGCCTCGGAAATGGCCCTTTTTCAGAGTACCAAAGGCCCCGACACCATTTACCCCGACGGACTTATTGCCCAACAGGGAATAAAACAATTGCAGGAACTGGCCAAGCAGGAAGCACCATTTTTTCTGGCCATTGGCTTAATTAAACCCCATTTGCCTTTTGGGGCACCTGCCCGGTATATGAGTTACTATAAAGATGTGGAATTACCGGCTATTCAGCACCCGGAAAAACCTGAAGGCAACACCACATGGCATGCTTCGGGCGAGTTTATGAAATACAAGCGATGGGGAAAAGACCCGCGAGAAGATCTGAAATTTGCCGATGAAGTACGCAGGCATTATGCTGCCTGTGTAAGTTATGCCGACCACCATGTAGGAATGATTTTAGATGCGCTGAAAGAAAGCGGGGCCGACAAAAACACCATTGTTGTGCTGTGGGGCGACCATGGCTGGCACCTGGGCGAACATGCCATTTGGGGCAAACATAGTTTATTTGAAGAAGCCCTGCACTCGCCGCTTATTATTTATAATCCTGAATCGGGCAATGCCGGCAACAGAAAGGTTATAGTTGAAACGGCCGATATTTTCCCAACCTTGTGTGATTTAACGGGCATTGAAAAACCCGGTTTTGTGCACGGAAAATCGCTTGAAACGCTTATTGAAAACGACACGCCTGACAAACGTGAGGCATTTGCTTACCAAAATGGAAGGTACACCTTAAGAACCGACCAATACCGCTTAATTTATAAGGAAAAAGACCAATCGATTGAACTTTATGACCATACAACACCCGAAGCCGAAACAAAAAACATTGCCAGCAAAAATGAAGGCATTATTACAGAACTACTACCTGTTTTACGGAAAAAAATGCAGCAACAAACAAGCTATAAATAA
- a CDS encoding indolepyruvate oxidoreductase subunit beta: MKTDIILAGVGGQGILSIASIIGDAAINENLYLKQAETHGMSQRGGAVVSHLRIADTEIAADLIPMGKADLILSVEPMEALRYLPFLSPKGYVVTNTTPFINIPNYPELNEILAEIEKQPRFVAIDADKIAAEIGNKRASNVVMLGAATPFIDIEPEKIEAGIEHIFCIKGEAVVEMNLKAFQAGRSFALENK; the protein is encoded by the coding sequence ATGAAGACAGATATTATATTAGCCGGAGTTGGCGGACAGGGTATCCTTTCCATCGCATCAATTATTGGCGATGCAGCCATAAATGAAAATTTATACTTAAAACAAGCTGAAACACATGGAATGAGTCAGCGGGGTGGGGCGGTAGTATCGCACCTGCGAATTGCCGATACCGAAATTGCTGCCGATTTAATACCAATGGGTAAAGCCGACCTGATTCTTTCGGTTGAACCCATGGAGGCCTTGCGCTATTTGCCATTCCTATCGCCCAAAGGCTATGTGGTAACCAATACCACACCGTTTATAAATATTCCGAATTACCCGGAGTTAAACGAAATTTTGGCAGAAATAGAAAAGCAGCCACGGTTTGTGGCGATTGATGCCGACAAAATTGCCGCAGAAATTGGCAATAAACGTGCTTCGAATGTAGTGATGCTGGGAGCAGCTACTCCTTTTATCGATATTGAACCGGAAAAGATTGAAGCCGGCATCGAACATATTTTCTGTATAAAAGGCGAGGCAGTTGTTGAAATGAACCTTAAAGCCTTTCAGGCAGGCCGATCTTTTGCCCTCGAAAATAAATAA